The following are encoded together in the Thermococcus sp. EP1 genome:
- a CDS encoding BtpA/SgcQ family protein, which yields MNFERKVLIGMVHLKSLPGSYLYEENFDVVLEHAIREAEKLEQAGFDAIMIENFNDIPFSKTVEPITIAAMSVISKSIKDVISLPLGINVLRNDAIAAYSIAYTVKADFIRVNVLTGVAYTDQGVIEGVANELAKLRKLLPSKIKIFADVHVKHGYHFGDFEEALNDTIERGLADAVIISGQRTGSEVDLKKLKIAKNISNVPVLVGSGTTYNNLPNLWPYADGFIIGTWIKKDGKSQNDIDPERARKIVELATRLRKNL from the coding sequence ATGAATTTTGAAAGAAAAGTTCTCATTGGGATGGTTCATCTCAAATCCCTGCCAGGCTCATATCTTTATGAAGAAAACTTTGATGTAGTGCTCGAACATGCCATCAGAGAAGCAGAAAAGCTTGAACAAGCAGGTTTTGATGCAATAATGATTGAAAACTTCAATGACATACCGTTTTCAAAAACTGTTGAACCAATAACGATTGCTGCTATGAGCGTTATTTCAAAGTCTATTAAAGACGTGATTTCACTACCACTTGGCATAAATGTACTGAGAAACGATGCCATAGCAGCCTATTCAATAGCATATACAGTGAAAGCTGATTTCATTAGGGTGAACGTACTAACTGGAGTTGCTTATACAGATCAAGGAGTGATTGAGGGAGTAGCCAATGAACTTGCTAAGCTGAGAAAATTGCTTCCATCAAAAATAAAAATCTTTGCCGATGTCCACGTCAAGCATGGATATCATTTTGGGGATTTTGAAGAAGCTCTAAATGATACGATCGAAAGAGGTTTAGCAGATGCTGTAATAATAAGTGGACAACGAACGGGAAGTGAAGTAGATTTAAAAAAGCTAAAGATAGCTAAAAATATTTCAAATGTTCCAGTCTTAGTTGGTTCTGGCACCACTTATAATAACTTACCAAATCTCTGGCCATATGCAGATGGATTCATTATTGGAACATGGATCAAAAAAGATGGGAAAAGCCAAAATGATATTGATCCAGAACGAGCAAGAAAAATTGTTGAGCTAGCAACAAGACTTCGGAAAAATCTTTGA
- a CDS encoding thiamine ABC transporter substrate binding subunit → MKKLAIILSLVLMATALGCINQQTQTTQTEEQKLVVYSYDSFEYLASEVIPKFEEKYGVKVELQLIGDAGEVLNRLILEKDSPRADLVIGIDNSLLAKAIEAGVLETYKPENIKLIPENLIFDPTFHLTPYDYGYIAINYREDMIQNPPKSLEDLTKPEWKGKLVIEDPRTSSPGAAFLLWTIAVYGDEGYLYYWQKLKENDVHIVKGWTEAWTAFMNGEFPLVLSYATSPAATVYYDNITYVKAIAFEEGNYMQIEGAGIIKGAKNKELAKKFIEFMLTEEFQSAIPTNQWMYPVNPNVKLPEVFEYAVQPNEIKPVTLEPTYIKENFERWIKEWTALMVEGKSPEEIINART, encoded by the coding sequence ATGAAGAAGCTTGCAATTATTTTAAGTCTTGTACTTATGGCAACAGCACTGGGATGCATCAATCAACAAACACAAACAACCCAGACAGAAGAGCAAAAACTCGTTGTTTACTCGTACGACAGCTTTGAATATCTTGCAAGCGAAGTAATTCCAAAGTTCGAGGAGAAGTATGGGGTCAAAGTTGAACTACAACTTATCGGGGATGCTGGAGAGGTACTAAACAGACTTATCCTAGAAAAAGACAGTCCAAGAGCAGACTTGGTTATAGGCATAGATAACAGTCTTTTGGCAAAAGCTATCGAAGCTGGAGTCCTAGAAACATATAAACCTGAGAACATAAAACTCATTCCCGAAAACCTAATATTTGATCCAACATTCCATTTAACTCCTTATGACTATGGATACATAGCAATAAACTATAGAGAAGATATGATCCAGAACCCACCAAAGAGTCTTGAAGATCTTACAAAACCAGAATGGAAAGGCAAACTTGTTATTGAAGACCCAAGAACAAGTTCTCCTGGTGCAGCGTTTCTCCTATGGACAATAGCAGTTTATGGTGACGAAGGATATCTCTACTACTGGCAAAAGCTTAAGGAGAATGATGTTCACATAGTTAAGGGATGGACAGAAGCTTGGACAGCATTTATGAACGGTGAATTCCCTCTCGTGCTTAGCTATGCAACTTCTCCTGCTGCAACAGTCTATTATGATAATATAACCTATGTAAAGGCCATAGCATTCGAAGAAGGCAACTACATGCAAATAGAAGGAGCGGGAATAATAAAAGGAGCAAAGAACAAGGAGTTAGCAAAGAAATTCATAGAATTTATGCTCACTGAAGAGTTCCAGAGTGCAATTCCCACTAACCAGTGGATGTACCCAGTGAATCCAAATGTCAAACTTCCAGAAGTCTTTGAATACGCAGTACAACCAAATGAGATAAAGCCAGTAACTCTCGAGCCAACTTACATCAAAGAAAACTTTGAACGCTGGATCAAAGAGTGGACCGCACTTATGGTAGAAGGAAAAAGTCCAGAAGAGATAATAAATGCTCGTACGTGA
- a CDS encoding ABC transporter ATP-binding protein produces the protein MVRVRLEGIKMSWEDFQLEIPHLEAKAGEFLTLLGPSGCGKTTTLRIIAGFERPDKGAVYFGEKLMNNVPPYERNIGIVFQDYALFPHMNVFDNIAFGLKVRKISRNEIEKKVIWALELVGLKGFEKRYPEQLSGGQQQRVALARALVIEPQVLLLDEPLSNLDAKIRERLRGEIKRIQRELGITTIYVTHDQEEAMAISDRIAVMNIGKVEQIGTPLELYYNPNTEFVAQFLGLSNILELKAVEGKACLGELCFNVGREGKVKIFFRPESVYIEEGKTGEIVSYELSPGRIRFKIDVEGKIIIAERFLSEIPFSIKNLPKRVGVRIKQFSIIG, from the coding sequence ATGGTGAGGGTTAGGCTTGAAGGGATAAAGATGTCTTGGGAAGATTTCCAGCTTGAGATTCCCCATCTAGAGGCAAAAGCAGGAGAATTCTTGACTCTTCTTGGACCGAGTGGTTGTGGAAAAACCACAACGCTAAGAATAATCGCTGGCTTTGAAAGGCCAGATAAAGGGGCAGTCTACTTTGGTGAGAAGCTTATGAATAACGTTCCACCATACGAAAGGAATATTGGTATAGTTTTCCAAGATTATGCTTTGTTTCCTCATATGAATGTTTTTGATAATATAGCATTTGGGTTAAAGGTCAGGAAGATCTCTAGGAATGAAATAGAGAAAAAAGTGATCTGGGCACTTGAATTAGTAGGGCTAAAAGGCTTTGAGAAGAGATATCCAGAACAGCTTAGCGGAGGCCAACAACAAAGAGTGGCCTTGGCCAGAGCTCTGGTAATAGAACCCCAAGTTCTTCTTTTGGATGAACCTCTCTCAAATCTTGATGCAAAGATTCGTGAGAGACTTAGAGGTGAGATAAAGAGAATTCAGCGGGAACTTGGGATAACCACAATTTATGTTACCCATGATCAAGAGGAAGCAATGGCAATAAGTGATAGAATTGCTGTGATGAATATTGGAAAAGTTGAACAGATTGGGACTCCATTAGAACTCTACTATAATCCAAACACTGAGTTTGTAGCTCAGTTTCTTGGACTATCAAACATCTTAGAACTTAAAGCTGTAGAGGGAAAAGCGTGTCTTGGGGAACTTTGTTTCAATGTTGGAAGAGAAGGAAAGGTGAAGATATTTTTTAGACCTGAAAGTGTGTATATCGAAGAAGGAAAAACCGGTGAGATAGTGAGTTACGAGCTTTCGCCTGGTAGAATAAGATTTAAAATCGATGTAGAGGGAAAAATAATAATAGCAGAACGCTTTCTAAGTGAAATTCCATTCTCTATCAAAAATCTACCAAAAAGAGTGGGAGTAAGAATAAAGCAGTTTTCAATAATTGGATAA
- a CDS encoding iron ABC transporter permease: protein MRWRSAILVFPLAFLVLFFYFPLTSILKEGLWENGFTLRYILQVLSNSYHRRVIFFTFWQALASTLLTLFLGFPGAYIFAKYEFPGKGILKAILTVPFVMPSIMVALGFILLFGRVGIITQILGRDLGILYSWKAIILAHAFYNFPVVVRMVSSLWQRINPHYEEAAISLGARGFTLFRKVTLPMLMPAIFASSMLTFVFCFLSFSIPLILGGYQYATIEVDIFTSIMTLLDFKTGAALAIIQIFLSLIFMYLYLKSLDLYAKAEKQKVFREPIHLTFKKLISVRGLLIIFYSLVVFLFILSPLLAVIYHSFTYGGSFTLEWYRRVFSPEYNPIFGANSITAIRNSLLFGFSAVILSTFLALSIAYIMYRWRFKGKNFFDAIVMLPLASSAITLGLGYIRAFHKPPLEFLGTWYLIVFAHTIIAYPFVLRSVSTSLKKINPNLKEAAMSLGVNELGAFLKVELPLAFGGIIVGAIFAFAMSIAELGATYMIYRPEYTTITIAIYRFLGSRQLGPASAMSVLLILVSTIAFIVIERTGEEIW from the coding sequence ATGAGGTGGAGGAGTGCAATCTTAGTATTTCCTTTAGCTTTCCTGGTACTCTTTTTCTATTTCCCTTTAACTAGTATATTAAAGGAAGGCTTGTGGGAGAATGGGTTCACATTAAGGTATATTCTCCAAGTTCTTTCAAACAGCTACCATAGGAGAGTTATATTTTTCACATTTTGGCAAGCATTGGCCTCCACACTTTTGACACTCTTTCTTGGTTTTCCAGGAGCTTACATATTTGCAAAATATGAATTTCCAGGAAAAGGTATTCTAAAAGCCATTCTAACTGTTCCTTTTGTGATGCCAAGTATTATGGTTGCTTTAGGATTTATTCTCCTTTTTGGCCGTGTAGGGATCATAACTCAGATTTTAGGAAGGGATTTGGGGATCCTTTACTCTTGGAAGGCCATAATTCTTGCTCATGCGTTTTACAATTTTCCTGTTGTTGTTCGAATGGTATCTTCACTTTGGCAACGCATAAATCCTCACTATGAGGAAGCTGCAATAAGCCTTGGGGCAAGGGGTTTCACACTTTTTAGAAAAGTAACTCTACCAATGCTCATGCCTGCTATTTTTGCTTCTTCTATGTTAACATTTGTTTTCTGTTTTCTGAGTTTTTCTATCCCCCTTATTCTAGGTGGGTACCAGTATGCTACTATAGAGGTAGATATTTTTACCTCCATAATGACACTCCTTGATTTTAAGACTGGCGCTGCACTGGCAATAATCCAAATTTTCTTAAGCCTTATTTTTATGTATCTCTACCTTAAAAGTTTGGACTTATATGCAAAAGCTGAGAAGCAAAAAGTGTTTAGAGAACCTATTCATTTAACATTTAAAAAACTCATAAGTGTGAGAGGTTTGTTGATAATCTTTTATTCTCTTGTGGTTTTTCTATTTATATTATCCCCTCTCCTTGCCGTTATTTATCATTCTTTCACATATGGGGGTAGTTTCACACTCGAATGGTACAGAAGAGTTTTTTCTCCTGAATATAATCCTATATTTGGTGCAAACAGTATAACTGCAATTAGGAATTCTCTTTTGTTTGGTTTTTCTGCAGTGATTCTATCAACGTTCTTGGCCCTGAGTATAGCATACATCATGTATAGGTGGAGGTTTAAAGGGAAAAATTTCTTCGATGCTATTGTAATGCTCCCCCTAGCTTCTTCGGCAATTACACTTGGATTGGGATACATAAGAGCTTTCCATAAGCCTCCACTTGAGTTTCTTGGTACATGGTATTTGATAGTCTTTGCTCATACAATAATAGCCTATCCGTTTGTTCTAAGATCTGTCTCAACTAGTCTGAAAAAAATAAATCCAAACTTAAAGGAAGCTGCAATGAGTCTGGGAGTCAATGAACTTGGTGCATTTCTAAAAGTTGAGCTTCCATTGGCATTTGGTGGGATAATTGTTGGAGCTATCTTTGCTTTTGCCATGAGTATAGCTGAACTTGGAGCCACATACATGATTTATAGGCCAGAATATACCACAATCACAATAGCAATTTATCGATTCTTAGGTTCTCGGCAATTGGGGCCGGCTTCGGCAATGTCTGTACTCTTAATATTAGTTAGCACAATAGCTTTTATAGTCATCGAGAGAACGGGTGAAGAGATATGGTGA
- a CDS encoding glycoside hydrolase family 130 protein, translating into MKGESFEKLFRIEGRNILVEPPEKLPQPIISPSEEGFDSRNTYNPAVIKERNRIVMLYRAESKDDKITGRIGLAISEDGINFLQHPEPVIEPEYKWESAGVEDPRVVKVGKTYYMTYTGYDGKTARLCLATSKNLLTWKKHGPIFEDFKYEKNNIEGWTKSGSILPEKLRDGDFRGKYIMYFGDSHIWMGVSKDLINWEYIEEPVLSPRKENFDNVLVEPGPPLVSMDEKILLIYNSAGKEEGTLKYRVGAAIFSKDDPRELIARTENPIMFPEYEWEIWGYVNNVVFLEGMVEHGGKILLYYGGADRYIGLAYWTTDL; encoded by the coding sequence TTGAAGGGAGAATCTTTTGAGAAACTGTTTAGGATTGAGGGAAGGAACATTCTAGTGGAACCACCTGAAAAACTTCCACAACCAATTATCTCGCCTTCAGAGGAAGGTTTTGATTCAAGAAATACATACAACCCAGCTGTTATTAAGGAGAGAAATAGGATTGTGATGCTATACAGGGCTGAATCCAAAGATGACAAGATTACAGGCAGAATTGGACTTGCAATAAGCGAAGATGGAATTAATTTCTTACAACATCCCGAACCCGTCATAGAGCCCGAATACAAATGGGAGAGTGCAGGGGTAGAAGATCCTCGAGTTGTAAAAGTTGGAAAAACATATTACATGACCTACACAGGTTATGATGGAAAAACTGCTCGATTATGCTTGGCTACATCAAAGAATCTCTTAACGTGGAAGAAACATGGGCCAATATTTGAGGATTTCAAATATGAGAAAAACAATATTGAAGGGTGGACAAAAAGTGGATCAATCCTTCCTGAGAAGCTTAGAGATGGAGATTTTAGAGGTAAGTATATCATGTATTTTGGAGATTCTCACATTTGGATGGGAGTTTCAAAAGACTTAATAAACTGGGAATATATAGAGGAGCCAGTTCTTTCTCCTAGGAAAGAAAATTTTGATAATGTTTTAGTAGAACCAGGCCCGCCCTTAGTTTCTATGGATGAAAAAATACTCCTGATATACAATAGTGCTGGCAAAGAGGAAGGAACACTAAAGTACAGAGTTGGAGCAGCGATCTTTAGTAAGGATGATCCAAGAGAGCTCATTGCACGAACTGAGAATCCTATAATGTTTCCAGAGTATGAATGGGAGATATGGGGTTATGTTAACAATGTGGTTTTCCTAGAAGGCATGGTTGAACATGGTGGAAAAATTCTCCTCTACTATGGGGGAGCTGATAGATACATTGGTTTGGCATATTGGACAACAGACTTATAA
- a CDS encoding amylo-alpha-1,6-glucosidase — translation MSVILSYNGAFVVTRENGDMKGTYDGFYIFDTRFLRGVRLKLNHHSVLIGAAQEGSRKAYSHFSIGDRAVLLRKREIRDDWTYREEFQLYNTSREVIELRIEYTFKVPIEDVFEVRKFGGEKIKRRVKRSFKEESEYLYLGKDKIERNLKLKTNLQREKNMLFAEVTLEPLQKEIFYVEFSPRISRDRLDVFLTEKSLNLPNVVSTNMTWLDRIFERAVEDLVALTAYTNHGMVPFAGIPYYACPFGRDSIITSWFLLPYYPQYAQGTLRFFAKIQGKKFDPLNEEEPGKIPHEFRFGELSHAKRIPFAPYYGTVDATPLYIILASEYLQWSGDKDLIEKLKPNLTAAVEWILRKLEEGGGYIRYKAGMLANQGWKDSKEGIPTEKGLPTKHPIALVEVQGYAYKALRDAALLELTFLDSKMLEREAKKLKKRFNKDFWTGNFYALALDGENNPSKVVSSNVGHLLFTGIAKYEKEISERLFEEDMFSGWGIRTLSSKEEAYNPFSYHNGSIWPHDNAIIALGLSLRREKEKVRILSEAVLKAAKLLPNAQLPELYSGLESEYPLLCPRANAPQAWSAASVFAFLTALLGLRVDEKLIVDPSLPEGIRITTRVVFRGKSHWIKAKGKEVVRLEGRIF, via the coding sequence ATGTCAGTTATCTTATCTTACAATGGAGCTTTTGTGGTTACCAGAGAAAATGGGGATATGAAAGGAACCTACGATGGCTTTTACATCTTTGACACACGCTTTTTGAGGGGGGTTAGACTTAAGTTAAATCATCATAGCGTGCTTATCGGGGCTGCTCAGGAAGGTTCAAGAAAAGCGTATTCTCATTTTTCAATAGGGGACAGAGCAGTTTTGCTGAGAAAAAGGGAGATAAGAGATGATTGGACTTATAGGGAGGAATTTCAGCTATATAATACATCGAGAGAGGTCATAGAGCTTAGGATAGAGTATACATTTAAGGTCCCTATTGAGGATGTCTTTGAGGTTAGAAAATTTGGGGGAGAGAAAATAAAACGACGAGTCAAACGATCTTTCAAAGAGGAAAGCGAGTATCTCTATTTGGGAAAGGATAAAATTGAGAGAAATTTAAAACTAAAAACGAATCTTCAAAGAGAAAAGAACATGTTATTTGCTGAAGTGACCTTAGAACCTCTTCAGAAGGAGATTTTCTATGTTGAGTTTTCTCCTCGAATCTCAAGAGATCGGTTAGATGTTTTTCTTACTGAAAAAAGTCTTAATTTGCCCAATGTAGTCTCTACAAACATGACTTGGTTAGATAGGATCTTTGAGAGAGCAGTAGAGGACTTGGTTGCTTTAACAGCATACACCAACCATGGCATGGTTCCATTTGCAGGGATCCCCTACTATGCTTGTCCATTTGGAAGAGACAGTATCATAACTTCTTGGTTCTTACTTCCATATTATCCCCAATATGCCCAAGGCACATTAAGGTTCTTTGCAAAGATCCAAGGAAAGAAGTTTGATCCACTTAATGAAGAAGAACCTGGTAAAATCCCTCATGAATTTCGTTTTGGAGAGCTTTCTCATGCAAAGAGAATTCCCTTTGCCCCTTACTATGGAACTGTAGATGCCACCCCACTTTACATCATTCTTGCTTCAGAATATCTACAGTGGAGCGGAGATAAGGACCTCATAGAAAAGCTTAAACCTAATTTAACAGCTGCTGTTGAGTGGATTCTGAGAAAACTAGAGGAGGGAGGGGGGTATATAAGATATAAGGCGGGGATGTTAGCAAATCAAGGATGGAAGGACTCAAAGGAGGGGATCCCCACTGAAAAGGGCCTTCCAACAAAGCATCCTATTGCCTTGGTTGAAGTTCAGGGGTATGCCTACAAAGCTCTAAGGGATGCTGCTTTACTTGAACTTACTTTCCTTGATTCAAAGATGCTCGAAAGGGAAGCTAAAAAATTAAAGAAACGCTTTAATAAAGACTTTTGGACTGGGAACTTTTATGCTTTGGCTTTAGATGGTGAAAATAACCCATCTAAAGTCGTATCTTCAAACGTAGGCCATCTATTATTCACTGGCATAGCTAAGTATGAAAAGGAGATATCTGAAAGACTATTCGAAGAGGATATGTTTTCTGGATGGGGCATTAGAACTTTAAGTTCAAAAGAAGAAGCCTATAATCCATTCAGTTATCATAATGGGAGTATATGGCCTCACGACAATGCAATAATAGCTCTTGGACTTTCCTTGAGAAGAGAAAAAGAAAAAGTGAGAATACTTTCTGAGGCAGTGCTTAAAGCTGCAAAGCTTCTTCCCAATGCTCAACTCCCTGAGCTTTATAGCGGGCTTGAGAGTGAGTATCCTCTCCTTTGTCCGCGGGCAAATGCTCCTCAAGCTTGGAGTGCAGCAAGTGTTTTTGCATTTCTTACAGCGTTATTAGGTCTAAGAGTGGATGAAAAGCTTATTGTAGATCCCTCTTTGCCAGAGGGTATTAGAATCACTACTCGGGTTGTATTTAGAGGGAAGTCACACTGGATTAAAGCTAAGGGTAAGGAGGTTGTTAGACTTGAAGGGAGAATCTTTTGA